One genomic region from Candidatus Eisenbacteria bacterium encodes:
- a CDS encoding HD domain-containing protein: MGSAKSLLTSRFDDALALAVQLHRHDLRKGKTTPYVTHLLYVCALVLEDGGDEDEAIAALLHDALEDHPKEVSREELEARFGERVAELVSGCSDTPPGFRGGPKPPWRDRKEFYIHHLREGSPAARRIATADKLANLRDTLADLKVHGDALWKRFNAGRDEQLWYYRSVLAALRDAGDGGNLLLKFQQAVRELSRRTTSARQVPSLADRAARSRSRARARLRRR; encoded by the coding sequence ATGGGCAGCGCAAAGTCGCTTCTCACTTCCAGATTCGATGATGCACTCGCTCTCGCTGTCCAGCTTCACCGACACGACCTCCGAAAGGGCAAGACGACACCCTATGTGACGCACCTGCTCTACGTCTGTGCGCTTGTTCTGGAGGACGGCGGAGACGAAGACGAGGCCATTGCTGCCTTGCTTCACGACGCTCTGGAAGATCACCCGAAGGAAGTGAGCAGAGAAGAGCTGGAGGCCAGGTTTGGGGAGCGGGTGGCGGAGTTGGTCAGCGGTTGTTCGGACACTCCTCCAGGCTTTCGTGGCGGGCCCAAGCCTCCGTGGCGTGATCGAAAAGAGTTCTACATCCACCATCTGAGAGAGGGATCCCCGGCAGCAAGGCGCATTGCGACCGCGGACAAACTCGCAAATCTGCGAGACACCCTTGCCGATCTCAAGGTCCACGGCGACGCACTCTGGAAGCGGTTCAATGCCGGCCGAGATGAACAGTTGTGGTATTACAGGTCCGTGCTCGCCGCGTTGCGGGATGCAGGAGACGGAGGCAACTTGCTGCTGAAGTTTCAGCAAGCTGTGCGAGAACTCTCTCGACGAACTACTTCAGCACGACAGGTGCCTTCATTGGCCGATCGCGCAGCTCGTTCGAGGTCGCGCGCGCGAGCCAGGCTTCGCCGCCGCTAA